A single window of Salmo salar chromosome ssa21, Ssal_v3.1, whole genome shotgun sequence DNA harbors:
- the rabl3 gene encoding rab-like protein 3 isoform X2 — translation MASLDRVKVLVLGDSGVGKSSLVHLLCQNQVLGNPSWTVGCSVDVHDYKEGTPEEKTYYIELWDVGGSVGSTSSLKSTRAVFYNSVNGIVLVHDLTNKKSSQNLYRWSLEALNKDSSPTGVIVSNGDYDREQFADSSVPLLLIGTKFDQIPENKRNDVLTRTAFLSEDFNAEEINLDCTNQRYFAAGTSNAVKLSRFFDKVVEKRYFTRDPSQMTGFTERKRFNFKSVHYD, via the exons ATGGCGTCTCTTGACAGAGTGAAGGTGCTAGTTTTGGGTGATTCAG GTGTTGGAAAGTCCTCACTCGTTCATCTGCTGTGTCAGAACCAAGTGTTGGGAAATCCATCATGGACTGTAGGCTGCTCCGTGGAT GTCCACGACTACAAGGAGGGCACTCCAGAGGAGAAGACCTACTACATTGAATTATGGGATGTTGGAGGATCTGTGGGCAGTACCAGCAGTCTGAAAAGCACCAGAGCAGTTTTCTACAACTCTGTCAATG GTATTGTATTAGTTCACGACCTGACGAACAAGAAATCCTCCCAGAATCTGTATCGCTGGTCACTAGAAGCCTTGAACAAAGACTCCTCCCCAACGGGGGTAATCGTCTCAAATGG TGATTATGACAGAGAACAGTTTGCTGATAGCTCTGTGCCTCTGCTCCTGATCGGCACCAAGTTTGACCAGATCCCAGAGAACAAGAGGAATGATGTTCTCACCAGGACAGCTTTCCTGTCTGAAGACTTCAACGCGGAGGAGATCAACCTG GATTGCACCAACCAAAGATACTTTGCGGCAGGCACGTCCAACGCTGTGAAGTTGAGCAGATTCTTTGACAAG GTCGTAGAGAAGAGATACTTCACCAGAGACCCTAGTCAA atgacAGGTTTCACAGAGAGGAAACGCTTCAACTTCAAAAGCGTTCACTACGACTGA
- the rabl3 gene encoding rab-like protein 3 isoform X1 has translation MASLDRVKVLVLGDSGVGKSSLVHLLCQNQVLGNPSWTVGCSVDVRVHDYKEGTPEEKTYYIELWDVGGSVGSTSSLKSTRAVFYNSVNGIVLVHDLTNKKSSQNLYRWSLEALNKDSSPTGVIVSNGDYDREQFADSSVPLLLIGTKFDQIPENKRNDVLTRTAFLSEDFNAEEINLDCTNQRYFAAGTSNAVKLSRFFDKVVEKRYFTRDPSQMTGFTERKRFNFKSVHYD, from the exons ATGGCGTCTCTTGACAGAGTGAAGGTGCTAGTTTTGGGTGATTCAG GTGTTGGAAAGTCCTCACTCGTTCATCTGCTGTGTCAGAACCAAGTGTTGGGAAATCCATCATGGACTGTAGGCTGCTCCGTGGATGTACGG GTCCACGACTACAAGGAGGGCACTCCAGAGGAGAAGACCTACTACATTGAATTATGGGATGTTGGAGGATCTGTGGGCAGTACCAGCAGTCTGAAAAGCACCAGAGCAGTTTTCTACAACTCTGTCAATG GTATTGTATTAGTTCACGACCTGACGAACAAGAAATCCTCCCAGAATCTGTATCGCTGGTCACTAGAAGCCTTGAACAAAGACTCCTCCCCAACGGGGGTAATCGTCTCAAATGG TGATTATGACAGAGAACAGTTTGCTGATAGCTCTGTGCCTCTGCTCCTGATCGGCACCAAGTTTGACCAGATCCCAGAGAACAAGAGGAATGATGTTCTCACCAGGACAGCTTTCCTGTCTGAAGACTTCAACGCGGAGGAGATCAACCTG GATTGCACCAACCAAAGATACTTTGCGGCAGGCACGTCCAACGCTGTGAAGTTGAGCAGATTCTTTGACAAG GTCGTAGAGAAGAGATACTTCACCAGAGACCCTAGTCAA atgacAGGTTTCACAGAGAGGAAACGCTTCAACTTCAAAAGCGTTCACTACGACTGA